The following proteins are encoded in a genomic region of Anomaloglossus baeobatrachus isolate aAnoBae1 chromosome 6, aAnoBae1.hap1, whole genome shotgun sequence:
- the LOC142316914 gene encoding uncharacterized protein LOC142316914, translating into MDENEVAAVLLSLTMEILCLLTGEDYAIVKNTSGDCGTPDSHESGGRSRRWSSIKAPPPHSLIHEKSHMKILELTNKMMELLTGEVPVRCQDVTVYFSLEEWEYLEGHKDLYEDVMMENDRPPTSQAGSRRRNPAKKCPRPLCPQDHPAENDNVPENHQGEDLMDIKVEVIDDQEEEMEDDQPYDRSPPERCPRPLYPENPPERCPRPLYPENPPERCPRPLYPQNPPERCPRPLYPQNPPERCPRPLYPQDPPQRCPRPLRPQNPPERCPRPLYPQNPPERCPRPLYPQNPPERCPRPLYPQDPPEGCPRPLYPQDPPEGCPRPLYPQNPPERCPRPLYPQNPPERCPRPLYPQDPPEGCPRPLYPQDPPERSPRPLYPQDPPERSPRPLYPQDPPERCPRPLYPQERPDEHHNVPENHQGEDLLVIKDEVIDEEKESSEDDQPYERTPPEICPRPLYPQDCPEDSHQGEDLTIIKVEFEEDKIIRSDPPCIRQVEEGIQVISSTANPSKNSKEKNIMLSPNYKAEHIIQHSTGENRNDLNLHPERHSSHQSYNPLNYEETSPDQSQIVTVAGQKEGKQFQFGKCRKLFPKSFNHCTQRGVHTEEKPNSYSDVGESFNYYSGPDQHDRIPTGEKPYSCAECRKCFINKSHLVAHEKIHTGEKPYSCLMCGKRFINKSHLIRHDRIHTGEKPYSCSECGKCFTDRSSLVTHERIHTGEKPYSCSECGRCFSKKSNLVKHYRIHTGEKPYTCSECGKCFTNKSDLIKHQRIHTGEKPYSCSICGKCFTDKSGHVKHERSHTLEKPF; encoded by the exons atggatgagaatgaagtggctGCAGTGTTATTGAGCCTCACCATGGAGATCCTCTGcctgctgaccggagag GATTACGCAATAGTGAAGAACACATCAGGTGACTGTGGGACTCCCGACAGCCATGAGTCAGGAGGGCGGAGCAGGAGGTGGAGCTCCATCAAAGCCCCTCCCCCTCACTCACTGATTCATGAGAAGAGCCAcatgaagatcctagaactcaccaacaagatgatggagctgctgaccggagag gttcctgtaaggtgtcaggacgtcactgtctatttctccttggaggagtgggagtatctggaaggacacaaggatctgtacgaggacgtcatgatggagaacGACCGGCCCCCGACATCACAAG CTGGATCCAGGAGGAGGAACCCAGCAAAGAAATGTCCCCGTCCTCTGTGTCCCCAGGATCATCCAGCGGAAAATGATAATGTCCCAGAGAATCATCAG GGTGAAGATCTGATGGATATTAAGGTTGAGGTTATTGATGAtcaagaggaggagatggaggacgATCAGCCGT ATGACCGGAgcccaccagagagatgtccccgtcctctgtatccagagaacccaccagagagatgtccccgtcctctgtatccagagaacccaccagagagatgtccccgtcctctgtatccccagaacccaccagagagatgtccccgtcctctgtatccccagaacccaccagagagatgtccccgtcctctgtatccccagGACCCCCcacagagatgtccccgtcctctgcgTCCCCAGaacccaccagagagatgtccccgtcctctgtatccccagaacccaccagagagatgtccccgtcctctgtatccccagaacccaccagagagatgtccccgtcctctgtatccccagGACCCACCAGAaggatgtccccgtcctctgtatccccagGACCCACCAGAaggatgtccccgtcctctgtatccccagaacccaccagagagatgtccccgtcctctgtatccccagaacccaccagagagatgtccccgtcctctgtatccccagGACCCACCAGAaggatgtccccgtcctctgtatccccagGACCCACCAGAGAGAagtccccgtcctctgtatccccagGACCCACCAGAGAGAagtccccgtcctctgtatccccagGACCCACCAGAGAGATGcccccgtcctctgtatccccagGAGCGTCCAGACGAGCATCACAACGTCCCAGAGAATCATCAG GGTGAAGATCTGCTGGTTATTAAGGATGAGGTTATTGATGAAGAAAAGGAGTCGTCGGAAGATGATCAGCCGT ATGAAAGAACCCCCCCAGAGATATGTCCCCGTCCTCTATATCCCCAGGACTGTCCAGAGGATAGTCATCAG ggggaagatctgactaTTATTAAAGTGGAGTTTGAAGAAGACAAGATAATAAGGAGCGATCCTCCCTGTATTAGACAAGTGGAAGAGGGAATTCAGGTCATCAGTAGCACAG CAAATCCAAGCAAGAACAGTAAGGAAAAAAACATCATGTTATCACCAAATTACAAAGCAGAACATATTATCCAACACTCCACAGGAGAAAACCGTAATGACCTTAATCTACACCCAGAACGTCACAGTTCACATCAATCATATAATCCACTTAATTATGAAGAAACGTCTCCAGACCAATCACAGATCGTTACGGTTgccggacaaaaagagggtaaacaGTTTCAATTTGGTAAATGTCGAAAACTGTTTCCAAAGAGCTTCAATCATTGCACGCAAAGAGGagttcacacagaggagaagccaaACTCCTATTCAGATGTTGGTGAATCCTTTAATTATTATTCCGGACCTGATCAACATGATAGAATtcccacaggagagaagccgtattcatgtgcagaatgtcgtAAATGCTTTATAAATAAATCACATCTCGTcgcacatgagaaaattcacaccggagagaagccgtattcatgtttaaTGTGCGGGAAACGTTTTATTAATAAATCACATCTGATTAGACACGACAGAATCCACAcgggggagaaaccatattcatgttccgagTGTGGAAAGTGCTTTACAGATAGATCAAGTCTTGTTACGCACGAAagaattcacactggagagaagccgtattcttgttcagaatgtgggaggtgTTTCtcaaaaaaatcaaatcttgttaaacattaTAGGattcatacaggagagaagccgtatacatgttcagaatgtggaaaatgttttacaaatAAATCGGATCTTAttaaacatcaaagaattcacacaggagagaagccgtactcGTGTTcaatatgtgggaaatgttttacagataaatcgGGTCATGTTAAACATGAAAGAAGTCACACATTAGAGAAACCATTTTGA